A region from the Simiduia sp. 21SJ11W-1 genome encodes:
- a CDS encoding MinD/ParA family protein, translated as MGHHPVQVIAVTGGKGGVGKSNISVNMSIALAQLGRRVMLLDADLGLANVDVLLGIRAEKTLADVLSGDCSLRDVLIKGPGGIRIVPASSGVQQMASLSRQQHGALIRAFSDISDQLDVLVIDTAAGISDTVVSFVRAANEALVVVCDEPSSVTDAYALIKLLHKDAGMQRFRVVANMTRTSTEGKKLVHRLQQVCDKFLDVALQFEGAIPFDESVRKAVQHQRALVEYAPQAKASSAIRALAERVAQWPLPKAATGNLEFFVERLLESPEVGA; from the coding sequence ATGGGCCACCATCCAGTTCAAGTGATCGCCGTAACCGGCGGCAAAGGCGGCGTTGGCAAAAGCAACATATCCGTCAATATGAGTATTGCACTGGCCCAGCTGGGCCGGCGCGTCATGTTGCTCGATGCCGACCTGGGCCTGGCTAACGTGGATGTGCTACTGGGCATTCGAGCCGAGAAAACCCTGGCCGATGTGCTGTCGGGTGATTGCAGCCTGCGCGATGTACTGATCAAGGGCCCGGGCGGCATTCGCATAGTGCCTGCGTCTTCTGGCGTGCAACAAATGGCGAGCTTGAGCCGTCAACAGCATGGCGCCTTAATTCGCGCTTTCAGCGATATCTCAGACCAGCTGGATGTGTTGGTAATAGATACCGCCGCCGGCATTAGCGATACCGTGGTGAGTTTTGTGCGCGCGGCCAACGAGGCGCTGGTGGTGGTGTGTGATGAACCGTCGTCGGTTACCGATGCCTACGCGCTCATTAAGCTGCTCCACAAAGATGCCGGCATGCAGCGTTTCAGGGTGGTGGCCAACATGACCCGCACATCGACGGAGGGCAAAAAGCTTGTCCATCGCTTACAGCAGGTGTGCGATAAATTTCTGGATGTGGCGCTGCAATTCGAGGGGGCTATTCCCTTCGATGAAAGCGTGCGCAAGGCCGTTCAGCACCAGCGCGCACTGGTGGAATACGCGCCGCAAGCCAAGGCCTCAAGTGCCATACGCGCCCTGGCCGAGCGGGTGGCGCAATGGCCCTTGCCGAAGGCCGCCACAGGAAACCTGGAGTTCTTTGTGGAACGCCTGCTGGAAAGCCCCGAAGTAGGTGCCTAA
- a CDS encoding RNA polymerase sigma factor FliA, whose protein sequence is MAAVEGLAMYDQTSRQSGEQIRIEDYAPLVKRIAYHLMLRMPASVLVEDLIQAGMIGLIEASQKFDASKGASFETYAGIRIRGAIMDETRKGDWVPRSVHRNARKITQAIGELEARLGREAGEKEIAEALEMTLEEYRAILQDTTSARLFSYEESATDDDAGPTKPATIGLEAPTDAFERDALKQSLARAITQLPEREQLVLSLYYDEELNLKEIGQVLGVSESRVSQIHSQAAARLKAKLSGWTSAGE, encoded by the coding sequence ATGGCCGCAGTAGAAGGATTAGCCATGTATGACCAGACCAGCCGACAATCTGGTGAGCAGATCCGCATTGAAGACTATGCGCCGCTGGTTAAACGTATTGCCTACCATTTGATGCTACGCATGCCTGCCAGTGTGCTCGTAGAAGATTTGATCCAGGCCGGCATGATCGGCCTGATAGAGGCCTCGCAGAAGTTTGACGCCTCAAAGGGCGCAAGCTTTGAAACCTATGCCGGCATTCGCATTCGCGGCGCCATCATGGATGAAACCCGCAAGGGTGACTGGGTTCCAAGATCTGTTCACAGAAATGCCCGCAAAATTACCCAGGCCATTGGCGAGCTGGAGGCCCGCCTTGGCCGTGAAGCCGGCGAAAAAGAAATAGCCGAAGCCCTGGAGATGACGCTTGAAGAATATCGCGCCATCTTGCAAGACACCACCAGTGCGCGCCTGTTCAGCTATGAAGAATCGGCCACAGACGACGATGCAGGCCCCACCAAGCCCGCCACCATTGGCCTTGAGGCCCCCACAGATGCCTTCGAGCGCGATGCATTAAAGCAATCGCTGGCGCGGGCGATAACCCAATTGCCCGAAAGGGAACAACTGGTGTTATCGCTTTATTACGACGAAGAGCTGAACCTCAAGGAGATAGGCCAGGTGCTGGGCGTGAGTGAATCGCGCGTATCACAAATACATTCGCAGGCGGCTGCTAGGCTTAAGGCCAAGCTCTCCGGCTGGACGTCGGCGGGCGAATAG
- the cheY gene encoding chemotaxis response regulator CheY, whose product MDKNMKILIVDDFSTMRRIIKNLLRDLGFSNTQEADDGATALPMLKAGDFDFLVTDWNMPGMTGIELLKQVRADEKLASLPVLMVTAEAKRDQIIEAAQAGVSGYVVKPFTAQVLKEKIDKIFERVG is encoded by the coding sequence TTGGACAAAAACATGAAAATCCTGATTGTTGATGACTTCTCGACCATGAGACGCATCATCAAGAACCTGTTGCGCGACCTGGGGTTTAGCAATACACAGGAAGCCGACGATGGAGCAACAGCGCTGCCGATGCTTAAGGCCGGCGACTTCGATTTCCTGGTAACAGACTGGAACATGCCGGGCATGACCGGCATAGAACTGCTAAAGCAAGTGCGGGCCGATGAAAAGCTGGCATCGCTACCTGTACTGATGGTTACCGCTGAGGCCAAGCGCGACCAAATCATCGAAGCGGCCCAGGCGGGTGTCAGTGGCTATGTGGTTAAACCCTTCACTGCACAGGTACTCAAAGAGAAGATCGACAAGATTTTTGAGCGTGTGGGATAA
- a CDS encoding protein phosphatase CheZ, with the protein MESQVDQKANQEFVAELRDCAKVLIEKLEGDKFDEASQLIEQIIASRDRHLFNNVGKLTRGLHTAIRSFNIDSPISQDESLTDASDRLNYVLRLTQDAANKTMDKVEASAPIAMDLGNEARALKAQWQALIRRELSADDFRDLYHRIETFLDQMETGAGALNANLQDIILEQGYQDLTGQVLKKVMDLVAEVEGSLVDLMRIAAQVEEITGIQKPVDNIDAKEPKGSVGEGPQIHADKREDVVSGQDDVDDLLSSLGF; encoded by the coding sequence ATGGAAAGCCAAGTGGACCAGAAGGCCAATCAGGAATTTGTGGCTGAGTTACGCGATTGTGCAAAAGTGCTCATCGAAAAGCTTGAGGGCGATAAGTTCGACGAGGCCTCCCAGCTCATCGAGCAAATTATCGCAAGCCGCGACCGTCACCTGTTCAATAATGTAGGCAAGCTTACCCGCGGCCTGCATACGGCAATCAGAAGTTTCAATATCGATTCGCCCATTTCACAGGATGAAAGCCTCACAGATGCGAGCGATCGCCTCAATTATGTGCTGCGTCTTACCCAGGATGCGGCCAATAAAACCATGGATAAGGTAGAGGCCTCGGCCCCGATAGCCATGGATCTAGGCAACGAAGCCCGCGCCTTAAAGGCGCAGTGGCAGGCGCTGATTCGACGCGAACTGAGTGCAGACGACTTCAGGGATTTATACCACCGCATTGAAACCTTTCTGGATCAAATGGAAACCGGGGCCGGTGCGTTGAACGCCAATTTGCAAGACATCATTCTTGAACAGGGCTATCAGGATCTCACAGGCCAGGTACTCAAAAAGGTGATGGACCTCGTTGCCGAGGTAGAAGGCAGCCTGGTGGATTTAATGCGCATTGCCGCGCAAGTAGAAGAAATTACAGGAATTCAAAAGCCCGTCGATAACATAGATGCCAAAGAGCCGAAAGGTTCCGTAGGCGAAGGTCCACAAATTCATGCCGACAAGCGCGAAGATGTGGTTTCAGGCCAAGACGACGTGGACGATTTGTTGTCCAGTCTCGGCTTTTGA
- a CDS encoding chemotaxis protein CheA, whose protein sequence is MGFGDDEDILQDFLVEAGEILEKLSEQLVELERQPDDKDLLNAIFRGFHTVKGGAGFLQLGAMVDCCHVTENLFDILRTGKRAVTPELMDVVLQALDAVNLQFDQVQQRESPTPASADLIHQLERLVNLEDLNDPAPEPAAPAPQAQAPEPSAETTKGAPGEDITDAEFNELLDAIDPPGTAAAAAPQAAPAVGGGDDITDDEFEALLDELHGQGKGPSVKAAPAPAPTQASASGDEITEDEFDALLDQLHGKGKGPGKAPAPAAPAPSAGGGSGELITDDEFEALLDELHGKGKGPTAAEAAAAAASASPAAPKPAPAAKPQAPAPSPKPEPAKAAPAAKPATGPATLVAKPAAKDVAPPPAAETTVRVDTQRLDDIMNMVGELVLVRNRLVRLGLNTNDEALSKAVSNLDVVTADLQTSVMKTRMQPIKKVFGRFPRVVRDLARTLKKDINLELQGEETDLDKNLVEALADPLVHLVRNSVDHGIELPDVRESKGKPRVGKVILAAEQEGDHILLSITDDGGGMDPEKLREKAVEKGILDEDAAQRLSDPEAFALIFAPGFSTKTEISDVSGRGVGMDVVKTKITQLNGSIEIQSKLNEGTRIIIKVPLTLAIMPTLMIMLGKQTFALPLVSVNEIFHMDLTRINVVDGQECVTVREKAVPVFHLKRWLIKGGKREQLKEAHVVIVNVGTQRVGFVVDQLIGQEEVVIKPLGKMLQGTPGMAGATITGDGTIALILDVPSMLKRYAGQKR, encoded by the coding sequence ATGGGTTTTGGCGATGACGAAGATATCTTGCAAGACTTCCTGGTGGAAGCAGGGGAGATATTGGAAAAATTGTCGGAACAGCTCGTTGAGCTGGAGCGTCAGCCAGATGATAAAGATCTGCTAAACGCTATATTCCGTGGATTCCATACCGTAAAAGGCGGTGCGGGCTTCCTGCAGCTTGGCGCCATGGTAGATTGCTGCCACGTCACCGAAAACCTGTTCGACATACTGCGCACCGGTAAACGCGCGGTTACCCCAGAGTTAATGGACGTCGTGTTACAGGCGCTCGATGCCGTAAATCTGCAGTTTGATCAAGTACAGCAGCGCGAATCCCCAACGCCTGCCAGCGCCGATTTGATTCATCAGCTAGAGCGGCTGGTAAACCTTGAAGATTTAAACGATCCGGCACCAGAGCCAGCAGCCCCCGCGCCGCAAGCGCAGGCCCCGGAGCCAAGCGCTGAAACCACCAAGGGCGCGCCCGGTGAAGACATTACCGATGCCGAATTCAATGAGTTGCTCGATGCAATCGACCCGCCCGGCACGGCTGCCGCTGCAGCGCCGCAGGCAGCCCCGGCTGTCGGTGGTGGCGACGATATAACCGACGATGAATTTGAAGCGCTGCTCGATGAGTTGCACGGGCAGGGCAAAGGCCCGAGCGTGAAGGCTGCGCCCGCGCCTGCACCCACACAGGCCTCTGCCTCGGGTGATGAAATAACCGAAGATGAATTTGATGCATTGCTGGACCAGCTGCACGGTAAGGGAAAAGGGCCGGGTAAAGCGCCTGCTCCGGCTGCGCCTGCACCGTCTGCTGGCGGTGGCTCGGGCGAGCTGATTACCGATGATGAATTTGAAGCGCTGCTGGATGAGTTGCACGGCAAAGGTAAAGGGCCAACTGCAGCGGAAGCCGCAGCGGCAGCCGCGAGTGCTAGCCCGGCCGCACCAAAACCTGCGCCTGCGGCCAAGCCTCAAGCGCCAGCCCCAAGCCCCAAGCCGGAACCGGCAAAAGCTGCACCTGCTGCCAAACCAGCTACCGGGCCCGCAACCCTTGTGGCAAAGCCTGCTGCCAAAGATGTAGCACCGCCACCGGCAGCGGAAACAACCGTACGGGTAGATACCCAGCGCCTGGATGACATCATGAACATGGTGGGCGAACTTGTGTTGGTACGTAACCGGCTTGTACGTTTGGGGCTTAACACCAACGATGAAGCGCTCAGCAAGGCGGTCAGCAATCTGGATGTGGTCACCGCGGATTTACAAACCTCGGTGATGAAAACCCGCATGCAGCCCATTAAGAAAGTATTCGGGCGCTTCCCACGGGTGGTACGCGATTTGGCGCGCACCCTTAAGAAAGACATCAACCTTGAACTGCAAGGCGAAGAAACAGACCTGGATAAAAACCTGGTTGAGGCACTGGCAGATCCGCTTGTGCACCTGGTGCGCAACTCGGTAGATCACGGTATTGAGTTGCCCGATGTGCGCGAATCCAAGGGCAAGCCCCGGGTAGGTAAAGTGATACTCGCCGCCGAGCAAGAGGGCGATCATATTCTGTTGTCTATCACTGATGACGGCGGCGGTATGGACCCGGAAAAACTGCGCGAAAAGGCCGTGGAAAAGGGCATTCTGGATGAAGACGCCGCCCAGCGTCTTTCAGATCCCGAAGCCTTCGCGCTCATTTTTGCACCGGGTTTTTCCACCAAAACCGAAATTTCCGATGTGTCTGGCCGCGGTGTGGGCATGGATGTGGTGAAAACCAAAATCACCCAGTTAAACGGCTCGATAGAGATTCAATCAAAGCTGAATGAAGGCACCCGTATCATTATCAAGGTGCCGCTCACGCTAGCGATTATGCCAACTTTGATGATTATGCTTGGCAAGCAAACTTTCGCCTTGCCACTGGTTAGCGTGAACGAAATATTCCACATGGATCTTACGCGCATTAACGTGGTAGACGGCCAGGAGTGCGTAACCGTGCGTGAAAAAGCCGTGCCGGTTTTCCACCTCAAGCGCTGGCTAATAAAAGGCGGCAAGCGCGAACAGCTTAAAGAGGCCCATGTGGTGATTGTAAACGTAGGCACGCAGCGGGTAGGTTTTGTGGTGGATCAGCTTATTGGCCAAGAAGAAGTGGTTATCAAGCCGCTGGGTAAAATGCTGCAGGGTACACCCGGCATGGCAGGCGCCACCATCACAGGGGATGGCACCATCGCCTTGATTCTTGATGTGCCGAGCATGCTGAAACGGTACGCCGGCCAGAAAAGGTAA
- a CDS encoding chemotaxis response regulator protein-glutamate methylesterase yields MTIKVLIVDDSNFFQQRLKEIIGAHAQLTVVGVAANGREAIEKANALKPDVITMDYEMPMMDGVTAVRQIMRDRPTPILMFSSLTYEGARTTLDALEAGAVDFLPKNFSEVSSDSETLKQKLYQKIIAIARPKNQAPVPAVPAAKPQVPLKGRIKLVVIGASTGGPLAITDVLKRLPASFPVPILLVLHMPENFTRAFAERLDKQCEISVKEAATGDVMRPGLALLAPGGKQMILESPAGRSVQIIEGDDRVNYKPCVDITFASAAKVRGDTVLGIVLTGMGSDGKDGAKLLKRAGARVWTQDEASCVIYGMPQAVVREGLSDRVVKLREMSQLMVEEL; encoded by the coding sequence ATGACCATCAAAGTACTTATTGTTGACGATTCCAATTTCTTTCAGCAGCGCCTGAAAGAAATTATTGGTGCCCATGCGCAGTTAACGGTGGTGGGTGTTGCCGCCAATGGGCGCGAGGCTATAGAGAAGGCCAATGCCTTAAAGCCCGATGTCATCACAATGGATTACGAAATGCCCATGATGGACGGCGTCACTGCCGTGCGCCAAATCATGCGCGATCGCCCAACACCTATTTTGATGTTTTCATCGCTCACCTATGAAGGTGCGCGCACCACCCTTGATGCCCTTGAGGCAGGTGCAGTTGATTTTTTGCCAAAGAATTTTTCGGAAGTCTCAAGCGATTCTGAAACCCTCAAGCAAAAACTCTATCAAAAGATCATTGCCATCGCTCGGCCAAAAAACCAGGCGCCTGTGCCTGCTGTGCCCGCGGCCAAGCCCCAGGTACCCCTTAAGGGCCGCATAAAGTTGGTGGTGATCGGCGCTTCAACCGGAGGCCCGCTGGCGATTACCGATGTGTTAAAGCGGCTGCCGGCAAGCTTTCCTGTGCCCATTTTACTGGTGCTCCACATGCCGGAAAATTTTACCCGCGCATTTGCAGAGCGGTTAGATAAGCAGTGCGAAATATCGGTAAAAGAGGCAGCCACAGGTGATGTAATGCGCCCGGGCCTTGCACTGCTTGCGCCAGGGGGCAAGCAAATGATTCTGGAATCGCCCGCCGGCAGATCTGTGCAAATTATCGAGGGCGATGATCGGGTAAATTATAAACCCTGTGTTGATATTACCTTTGCCAGTGCGGCAAAGGTGCGCGGCGATACGGTGCTTGGCATAGTGCTCACGGGCATGGGCAGCGACGGTAAAGACGGCGCGAAATTACTGAAGCGCGCAGGCGCACGGGTATGGACGCAAGATGAAGCCAGCTGTGTTATCTACGGCATGCCCCAGGCCGTGGTGCGAGAAGGCCTTTCAGACCGTGTGGTGAAACTGCGTGAAATGAGCCAGTTGATGGTAGAGGAGCTCTAG
- a CDS encoding flagellar motor protein, which translates to MDVLSIIGVIIGFAALLGGNFLEGGTWTSLLNGPAAIIVIGGTVGAAILQTPKARLARSLRLLPWVLSPPPTPFGEGVRRVVKWALAARKEGLLGLESLSETERDSFSRKGLQLLVDGAEPEDIRRVLENDLILLEGRDVDAVKFYESMGGYAPTIGILGAVMGLISVMQNLADPSQLGPGIAVAFVATIYGVALANLLLIPIANKLAMCVQEQSRYRELLLEGIVAIAEGENPRAIEMKLNGYVV; encoded by the coding sequence ATGGATGTGCTCTCAATCATTGGCGTGATCATAGGGTTTGCTGCATTACTTGGCGGAAACTTTCTGGAGGGCGGCACCTGGACAAGCCTGCTCAACGGCCCTGCGGCAATTATTGTGATTGGTGGCACAGTAGGGGCCGCCATTTTACAAACCCCCAAGGCGCGCTTGGCGCGTTCATTGCGCTTGTTGCCCTGGGTGCTTAGCCCGCCCCCCACGCCCTTTGGCGAAGGCGTAAGGCGCGTGGTGAAGTGGGCTTTGGCTGCCAGAAAAGAAGGTTTACTGGGGTTGGAGTCACTATCTGAAACAGAGCGCGACAGCTTTTCACGAAAAGGCCTGCAACTGCTGGTGGATGGCGCAGAGCCTGAAGATATCCGGCGGGTATTGGAAAACGACCTGATTCTACTTGAAGGGCGAGATGTAGACGCCGTTAAATTTTATGAAAGCATGGGCGGTTATGCGCCCACTATTGGTATTCTGGGTGCGGTAATGGGCCTGATTTCCGTGATGCAAAACCTTGCCGACCCCTCGCAATTGGGCCCCGGCATTGCGGTGGCCTTTGTGGCCACGATATACGGAGTAGCTCTGGCGAACCTGTTGCTGATACCCATCGCCAATAAACTTGCCATGTGTGTGCAGGAGCAAAGCCGTTACCGCGAGCTGCTGCTCGAGGGCATTGTTGCCATCGCCGAGGGTGAAAACCCCCGCGCCATTGAGATGAAACTCAATGGCTATGTGGTGTAA
- the motD gene encoding flagellar motor protein MotD, with protein MPRRRPAQLAVNHERWLVSYADFITLLFAFFVVMYSVSQVSETKYRVLSDTLVSTFKFQSQTINPIQVGQPSLSSDPSVIDTQSPKTGEEQGDGAFQQDTDLPHMAENLRTALSDLIERDLVDIKSNEYWLEIALNSNVLFGSASADPSRDAQLIFAEIAKHLTGAENPIQVEGYTDDQPIRTDRFPSNWELSAARASAVVKLLQQQNIAPDRLSAVGYGEHRPIADNSTEAGRAQNRRVSLMIAKSSLARPEKSLIDALDDFSGKGDFTNPGAQILPKDLSGTDNASPNNDDLQPATAEGDNGAGAPANSGPSEEGHLTTRRGLQAIKLESGGILFTSDPARLEQAQEQEQNN; from the coding sequence ATGCCTCGCAGACGCCCGGCCCAACTGGCAGTAAACCACGAGCGTTGGCTGGTGTCTTACGCGGATTTCATCACGCTACTGTTTGCGTTTTTTGTTGTGATGTATTCCGTATCGCAGGTATCGGAAACCAAATACCGCGTGCTTTCAGATACCTTAGTGAGCACATTCAAGTTCCAGTCTCAAACAATCAACCCCATTCAGGTAGGGCAGCCCAGTTTAAGTAGCGACCCGTCAGTTATAGACACCCAATCACCAAAAACCGGTGAAGAGCAGGGCGATGGTGCCTTTCAGCAAGACACAGATTTGCCACACATGGCAGAAAACCTGCGCACAGCGCTTTCAGATTTAATTGAGCGAGATCTGGTAGATATTAAAAGTAATGAATACTGGTTGGAAATCGCCCTTAACAGCAATGTGTTGTTTGGCTCTGCCAGTGCCGACCCAAGCCGCGATGCGCAATTAATTTTTGCGGAAATTGCCAAACACTTAACCGGCGCCGAAAACCCCATTCAGGTTGAGGGCTATACGGATGACCAGCCCATTCGCACAGACCGCTTCCCCAGCAACTGGGAACTTTCAGCCGCAAGAGCCAGTGCAGTAGTGAAACTGCTCCAGCAGCAAAACATTGCACCCGACAGGCTGTCTGCCGTAGGTTACGGTGAGCACCGGCCCATAGCCGACAACAGCACAGAGGCAGGCCGTGCACAAAATCGCCGGGTATCGCTGATGATCGCCAAATCGAGCCTGGCGCGGCCAGAAAAAAGCCTGATCGATGCACTCGATGATTTTTCCGGCAAGGGTGACTTTACAAACCCTGGAGCCCAAATCCTGCCAAAGGATTTATCAGGCACGGATAATGCATCGCCAAATAATGATGACCTGCAGCCCGCAACGGCAGAAGGTGACAATGGCGCTGGTGCACCGGCCAATTCAGGGCCTTCAGAGGAAGGGCACCTAACCACAAGGCGCGGCCTACAGGCTATCAAGCTTGAAAGCGGCGGCATTTTATTTACCAGTGATCCGGCGCGGCTGGAACAAGCACAAGAGCAAGAGCAAAATAACTGA
- a CDS encoding ParA family protein has product MEIWSVANQKGGVGKTTTAVSLAGLLGEQGKRVLLVDLDPHGSLSSYFGYDPDQQEQGTYALFQQKDTLAAAAVQALQVSTSMDNVALLPASTALATLERQAIGRDGMGLVVGKALKLIQQTVDVAIIDSPPLLGILLVNALAACDKLVIPVQTEFLALKGLERMTHTLAMMSRSRNKSVGFSIIPTMYDRRTQASVASLRHLRNHYGDDVFPGRIPVDTKFRDASKAGLFPHQFSNDSHGVDAYRQCVKWLQGLNAGSLEQVS; this is encoded by the coding sequence GTGGAAATCTGGAGTGTAGCAAATCAAAAAGGTGGGGTAGGAAAAACCACCACAGCGGTATCGCTTGCAGGCTTGTTAGGAGAGCAGGGCAAGCGGGTATTGCTGGTTGATTTAGATCCGCACGGCTCACTGTCCAGTTATTTTGGCTATGATCCCGATCAACAAGAGCAGGGCACATACGCCCTGTTCCAGCAAAAAGACACCCTGGCCGCAGCGGCCGTTCAGGCGCTGCAGGTGAGCACGTCTATGGACAATGTGGCGCTGCTGCCAGCTTCAACGGCGCTTGCCACGCTTGAACGCCAGGCCATTGGCCGCGATGGTATGGGGTTGGTGGTTGGCAAAGCCTTAAAGTTGATCCAGCAAACAGTTGATGTTGCAATAATTGATAGCCCGCCATTGCTGGGTATATTACTTGTTAACGCCCTGGCCGCCTGCGATAAGCTGGTTATTCCGGTGCAAACGGAATTCCTGGCGCTAAAAGGCCTGGAGCGCATGACCCACACGCTGGCCATGATGTCGCGCTCGCGCAACAAGTCTGTGGGTTTCTCCATTATTCCCACCATGTACGATCGCAGAACCCAGGCCTCTGTGGCCAGCCTTCGCCACTTGCGCAACCATTACGGCGATGACGTATTCCCGGGGCGCATACCGGTAGATACTAAGTTTCGCGATGCCAGCAAGGCGGGGCTTTTTCCACACCAGTTCTCCAACGACAGCCACGGCGTGGATGCCTATCGCCAGTGTGTTAAGTGGCTACAAGGCCTGAACGCAGGCTCTCTGGAGCAGGTGTCGTGA
- a CDS encoding chemotaxis protein CheW, with the protein MGAAQNSVADYLAELLEEPQETLEPLDPQKSGVDAETTSKDALARKSELGPASGAQALSESAAEFDLESVIDSKTTAHQSAEEPPAANPTENATGSGLIDQSTGPGAPAASAPQQDITPELDLAPARKEPSEHKEPSAHEEPSAGKEPSADKEPSASKEPSAPEEPQVNQEQASESRTAPPTQLDTSPAVNLEPIAGAAVTGDALVVDLAEQGVQEAPLPEAELRAASAPAFKAPEPALEQAPALEQAPALEQQPAIEKEPEPTQASEPKPAPKAEPNAIAQPPAEATTQSGRDSQPEPQSKPTPADAPMADDKPEQAAPERPLRHAGHGFTASASGQSRYQPDLSSTTGGTANSQGPAPVQPTPAQDAWAVKQERDLAEVDRERLNRLLSSARPQSAPAGLKTVPQEPEVVPVTPAPQLTPSKPAPVEAPPAEPQLEVEPHIEQALLADTQWHENGRPQWAQERFDVLLFKVYGLTLAVPLVALGQIQPITDELTPLFGQAKWLMGLQPTPVGRIKTVNTALFVMPERYNPEFLETAKYVVSIHGLDWGLAVDSVQQPKSLDPDDVKWRASRGQRPWLAGTIKAHMCALIDVANMGQMLAASDKNHRG; encoded by the coding sequence ATGGGGGCTGCGCAAAATTCCGTGGCTGACTATCTGGCTGAACTGCTGGAAGAGCCACAAGAGACGCTAGAGCCGCTAGACCCACAAAAGTCTGGTGTTGATGCTGAAACCACAAGCAAAGATGCACTGGCGCGTAAATCTGAACTCGGGCCTGCATCAGGCGCGCAGGCTTTATCTGAATCCGCAGCAGAATTTGACCTGGAATCAGTAATAGACTCGAAAACAACAGCCCATCAAAGCGCCGAAGAACCGCCTGCGGCCAACCCCACAGAAAATGCGACTGGCAGTGGGCTGATTGATCAGAGCACAGGCCCTGGCGCGCCAGCAGCCAGCGCCCCCCAGCAAGATATAACCCCTGAGCTTGATCTGGCGCCAGCCCGTAAAGAGCCCTCAGAGCATAAGGAGCCCTCAGCGCATGAAGAGCCCTCAGCGGGTAAAGAGCCCTCAGCGGATAAAGAGCCCTCAGCTAGTAAAGAGCCCTCAGCCCCCGAAGAGCCCCAAGTGAATCAAGAGCAGGCTTCTGAATCTCGAACAGCACCGCCAACCCAACTGGATACCAGTCCGGCTGTTAACCTTGAGCCCATTGCAGGTGCAGCAGTCACCGGTGATGCGCTTGTTGTTGATCTTGCAGAACAGGGGGTGCAAGAGGCGCCACTGCCAGAGGCCGAGCTTCGGGCGGCTTCAGCCCCGGCGTTTAAAGCGCCGGAGCCGGCATTAGAACAAGCGCCTGCATTAGAACAAGCGCCTGCATTAGAGCAACAGCCTGCAATAGAAAAAGAGCCTGAACCAACCCAAGCATCGGAACCAAAGCCTGCCCCAAAGGCTGAGCCCAATGCGATAGCGCAGCCCCCAGCAGAGGCCACCACGCAATCTGGGCGCGATAGTCAGCCAGAGCCGCAATCAAAGCCCACACCTGCAGATGCGCCAATGGCGGATGACAAGCCGGAGCAGGCAGCACCTGAACGGCCACTGAGGCACGCTGGGCACGGATTTACTGCAAGCGCATCTGGCCAGAGCCGGTATCAGCCAGATCTATCATCAACAACCGGCGGTACAGCCAACAGTCAGGGGCCTGCGCCTGTGCAACCCACCCCTGCACAAGATGCTTGGGCGGTTAAGCAAGAGCGAGACTTGGCAGAGGTTGATCGCGAGCGCCTCAACCGCCTGTTAAGCAGCGCGCGCCCCCAGTCTGCGCCTGCTGGGCTGAAAACGGTGCCGCAAGAACCCGAGGTGGTGCCAGTAACGCCCGCGCCGCAGCTAACCCCTAGTAAACCAGCGCCGGTTGAGGCGCCGCCTGCTGAGCCGCAGCTTGAGGTTGAGCCTCACATTGAGCAGGCGCTACTTGCAGATACCCAATGGCACGAAAATGGCCGGCCCCAGTGGGCGCAAGAGCGTTTTGATGTGCTGCTGTTTAAGGTTTATGGCCTCACCTTGGCTGTGCCCTTGGTGGCACTTGGCCAAATCCAGCCTATTACCGATGAGCTAACGCCCTTGTTTGGGCAGGCAAAATGGCTGATGGGCTTGCAGCCTACCCCCGTGGGGCGAATTAAAACGGTCAACACCGCCTTGTTTGTGATGCCCGAGCGCTACAACCCGGAATTCTTGGAAACAGCCAAATATGTGGTGTCTATTCACGGGTTGGATTGGGGGCTGGCGGTAGATTCCGTACAGCAGCCTAAATCGCTAGATCCAGACGACGTGAAATGGCGCGCAAGCCGCGGCCAGCGCCCGTGGCTTGCGGGCACCATCAAGGCCCATATGTGCGCCCTGATAGACGTTGCCAATATGGGGCAAATGCTGGCGGCATCAGACAAGAATCACCGGGGTTGA